The nucleotide window CCCGCTCCCCACCGTGAAGGCCCTCGGCGACCTCGGTCTCCTCGGCGCCGTCTTCCCGGAGCAGTACGGTGGTGCGGCACTCTCCTACATCGACTACGTCAACATCCTCGAGGAGCTGGCCGCAGTGGAATCGGGGATCGCCCTGATCGTCGCCGCGCACAACTCCCTCGGCATCGGCCACATCAACGTCGCCGGGTCGGACGAGTTGAAGCAGCGCTACCTGCCGAAGCTCACCACCGGTGAGTGGATCGGCTGCTGGGCACTGACCGAACCGGGTTCCGGCTCCGACGCTTCCGGGATGCACACCGTCGCCGTGCGCGATGGCGATGACTGGATCCTCAACGGGACCAAGAACTTCATCACCAACGCCACGCACGCGCAGCTCGCCACCGTGCTGGCGGTCACCGATCGCAACGACCAGAAGCACGGCATCACGGCGTTCGCGATCGAGATGAGCACCCCCGGCATCCGCGCCGGCAAGAAGGAGAACAAGCTCGGCATGCGGATCTCCGACACCGCCGAGCTGATCCTCGAGAATTGCCGGGTGCCGAACGCCAACGTGATCGGCCAGGTCGGCTACGGCTTCAAGGATGCCA belongs to Gemmatimonadota bacterium and includes:
- a CDS encoding acyl-CoA dehydrogenase family protein — encoded protein: MDFSLTPEQEQIKQMVRDFAATEILPHVMEWDEAQHFPLPTVKALGDLGLLGAVFPEQYGGAALSYIDYVNILEELAAVESGIALIVAAHNSLGIGHINVAGSDELKQRYLPKLTTGEWIGCWALTEPGSGSDASGMHTVAVRDGDDWILNGTKNFITNATHAQLATVLAVTDRNDQKHGITAFAIEMSTPGIRAGKKENKLGMRISDTAELILENCRVPNANVIGQVGYGFKDAMKTLDGGRISIAAIALGIARGAYDAARKYASERTAFGQPIAGFQAIQFMLADMATEIEAARLLCYKAATMKDAGERVTTASAMAKLYASEVAVRATEKTVQIFGGYGFIKEFPAEKFYRDVKLTTIGEGTSEIQRMVIARAILAM